ACCACATCCACGGCAGTTCCCACTCACGCCAGCGCTCCCCCGGGCGAGCCGCCGCGGCCGGCGAAACGTCGGGCGTGAGTCCATGTCGCAGCGTGGTCTCCTGCTGGAGGGTCGCGAACGACCGCAGGTCGTCGAGTCCCCGATGCCCGCGCACGACGTAGCCGAGCCGCTGGGCCTTGCGGACCATGCGTCGCTTGCTGGAGCTCATCGCGTGCAACAGATCGTCGTCCTCGTGCACGATCGAGTACATGAGCGTGGTGCCGGCCTGAAACCCCGCGATGCCGGGCGGCGGCGCGTGCGGCGAATACCAGCGCACTGCACCCCCACCTGCCAGCTCGCGCGCGTGCGCGAACAGCACCGCGGTCTCCTCGCCGGTAATGCCGACCGGGCCGAGCCGTTCCGGGCCCTCGATCACCGCCTGAGTGCGCCACGGCCAACCGCACACGCGCTCGCCGTGCGATTCGCGCAACACGAACGCAGCCGCGAGCCCGGGCCCCTCGAACTGCACCAGCTCCGCGTGGCGACCGTGCGAGGCCTCCCAGTCGATCAGACGCAGATCGAACGAGAAGTTCGCGTGCGGCGAGCGCGCGAGGCGCGCGTTCCAGCTCGCGCTGAACTCGGGCGAGCGCGGCACACGCGTATTCCAGACCGAAAGACTCAAGGGCTCCCTCCCATCACGCGACCCGACGGGCCGGTGCCGCCTCGGCGAGCGCCACACGATAGAGGGACTCGGTCTCGCGCACCATGCGCTCGGCCGTGAAGCGGAGCTGCCAGCGTTGCCGTGCGGCCGCGCCGAACGCTGCGCGGCGCGCCGGGTCGCCGACCAGCTCGTCGATCGCCCCCGCGAGGGCTTCCGCGTCGCCGATCGGGACCAGTCGTCCGGTCTCGCCGTCGACCACCGCCTCCGGCGTGCCACCGACCCGCGTGCTGACCACCGGCCGCGCGGCGCGCATCGCTTCGAGGATCGTCATCGGCAGGCCTTCACGCTCCGACGAGAGCAGGAACACATCGCAGGCTTCGAGCAGGTCCGCGGCGTCCTCGCGCGGTCCCAGGAATCGCACCCGCTCCGAGACGTTTCGCGCCGCGGCCTGGGCCTCGAGTGCCGCGCGGCGCGAACCGTCGCCCGCGATCCACAGCACCGCGGCGGGCCGCGTCGCGGCGACGCGCGCGAACGCCTCGACCATGACGTGCTGGGCTTTCTGACGCGACAGGCTGCCGATCGTGAGCAGCGCCACCGAATCGGGGTCCAGGCCGAGCTCCCGGCGCGCCTCCTCACGCGGGCGGGTGTGCGGTGCAGACGCGATGCCGTTGGCCACGGTGACGAAGCGCCGAGCCATCCAGGGCAGGCGGGAGACGTGGCTTTCCAGCACGGCCTGACACACGCACACCACGCGTCGCGTGAAGGCGGTGGCCAGGGGTTCGAGCAGCGGATAGAAAACGGAGTGGCGACCGCGAAAGTGCAGCGTGTGCTCGGTGCGAAAACACACCGGCACACCGGTCAGCGCCGCGGCCAGCGTCGCGTAGAGGCCCCCGGTCGCGTTGTGTCCGTTGATCACGTCGGGGCGC
This portion of the Candidatus Eisenbacteria bacterium genome encodes:
- a CDS encoding glycosyltransferase, translating into MKVLHVVESMRRGGAETVVVEHVRHAAPDIESHVVALNLDGPALEAARAAGAHTTVLGKGGARLEGVRRLVALVRAARPDVINGHNATGGLYATLAAALTGVPVCFRTEHTLHFRGRHSVFYPLLEPLATAFTRRVVCVCQAVLESHVSRLPWMARRFVTVANGIASAPHTRPREEARRELGLDPDSVALLTIGSLSRQKAQHVMVEAFARVAATRPAAVLWIAGDGSRRAALEAQAAARNVSERVRFLGPREDAADLLEACDVFLLSSEREGLPMTILEAMRAARPVVSTRVGGTPEAVVDGETGRLVPIGDAEALAGAIDELVGDPARRAAFGAAARQRWQLRFTAERMVRETESLYRVALAEAAPARRVA